In the Silene latifolia isolate original U9 population chromosome 1, ASM4854445v1, whole genome shotgun sequence genome, TTTCCTGGTTTTGGGTCGAGCTTGGTGATGGTTAATTATGGCGGTTATTCGCATTTGAGTCGTGCATACTTCAGTCTCAACTATACCTTCGAAATCTGTTTTCATTCGAGTGGAACAGTCTGCTAGGGTCCGGGGTTGAAACCGAGACAGGGGGAGTCCGTGAGCCCCGTTTCGGGCATGTTTTATGGGCAGGTTTTGGAGACGAGTTCTTGTCGAGTCTGGGAGACGGGTTGTATGCGTTTTAGGACCATTGTGAGTTACTTTGTGCAGATGGTCTGTATGGTACCAATTGGGAATGTTTTCGAATCTGTTTAGGATGGACAGATGGGTGTTTGTCTTGGGACGGGTATGTGGAGTGTCGAGGTTGTATTGACTCGGGTGTTGGAGCCGTTTTGCAGGCTACTGGCAGCCGCATAATGGCATTTGAGTGGACGGTTTTAGGCGGTCATGGGACGATATTTAAGTGTCGAAATGGGTTGTTGGTTTTGGGATGTGTGAACCATTAAATTCCATCTTGTTTATGCTCGATAATCCCGTGTCAAATAGCTCTTTATGGATCGTGATGGGTACGATTTTGGTGGTCGGCGTGGTTGGTCGGTGACTGGCCGTGGGTCGGTGGCGTAGCCGCGGTTGGTAACTCGTGTCAGTGGACAAGGTTGATGAGCCTTCTActcacctcctcttcctccttgtTTTGTTAGTAGcaagggttgtttttgtttttaaaagATAGGCTCACTATTCCTCTTTTGTTGGGCTAACTATTTCTCTTTTGTTGGGCTTGTCATGTTTTGCCTACTAGGCTCACCTTATTTTATCTATTAGATTGGTGTGCTCTTTGTGGTTGGACTTACATGCTCTCCTTTTGTTATGCTTGTGTGCCTTTGGTTTGGTCAACCCATCATCATGAGAATGTCTAAAAATGACCCACTTGAGTCGGTTCCATTTTACTCCGTAAATTCATTTAACGTAAATTATTTCTCATCGCtccttatattttatttaaccggcatgttaaattataaagtggaatatttattaatataagacaagtatgagttatttattgttaaataattatttgtgaagggtcatatccttgataatgtcttgtattgttcggtgctcgtggtcctatcggacactaggggtgagccatgggccctctagttgcgatatgatcgtcaggaccgatgttcccatccgtacttatggcgagatgcaagccataagtatgagtgtgacattaataatttcgtcccatgtacttgtttgttgtactggtttattttatttaaccggcacgtataattatgaaatgagatgtttatttatatgttacaagcatgaaaagggtgttataaataattacttgtaagaatcGTATTCTTGtggaaatgccatattaccatcgtatgtgcttgacataccTTTGCCctgcttgtgttgttctggcaagcaTGGGTTTGACCTACTCGTCTTTGTTACGCgagtacggttttggcctacttgtctttgttcggCAAGTACGACTTTTGGCCACTTGTCTTTGTTctcggcaagtgagtcttatcttagtctttccgccactttcgtgctttTTACAGCGATTGAGGTACTCGGTCTCCatgagtagtcgagtcttggtgcgtctttgtctttggcgcacgtcgaatcgggatgtacacccgagaatctgcagatttagactaggaccgtattattatcgtagtcctacccggggaaattatagtctaagagtgataaatgtcttgcattatttggatggttactttggtcatatctccttgaaatacgtgctcgtggctaagtggccgTGTCTGCtatcttgtctttcatattatttaattgtctcacatgaacaGTTTAACCGTcatcatgctaatgttgatctatctcgttccatctcatttaatcaccatgtttaaacataaacttgacatccatatttttgtaagagtcttacatgacttacctgttttagttctttgttattttcgtttcgacattttgtggctgggagaaccttgagttactcccaccgatcgtggcgttcatgtttacatgaatgacatgtattagtgatgcattcttggggtgaagacatgtgtgagctagcgagcacttcggcctagtagttggtttattaggattgtttagacctaccttttattgtattgtcattcgagggatatattttccctcacctcgactatcacgtttgtataatttaaaatctttatttccgcactctttatttatgttttggattttggtTGAACCCGcggtttaaattttaaaagtttcaaaaattccctaaaattctgtattttattagttatattttccgctttatcgcggggtgtcacatggGGTATGTATTAGCATGAACTTCTTGAACATCTTTATAATTCTAATTCTAATTTATAGGACAAGAGTATGGAGGTCAACTCAAAAGGTACCAAGGCGTCGAGTATCAGTGCTCAACAtggtaataaagaggtaaaatgtCATGGTCTTATTAATATTGCTAAACATATATTCCGTTATGTTTTTTTTAGTACTTAGTTTTTTTTTAAACATTAAAATAGTTAATTTAAATGTGCAGTGTTTTGAGAAAAAGGGTCCCCTAAGTGTGAATGAGCTAAGTGAGCTGGGGCAACATTGTCAAAGGTTGGAACGTAATATATGTTCAGCTATATTGGGTGAACATTCATTATTTAATATAAAGATTAGTAAATTGGTTTATGCCTACGAACAAGACATTGAGCAACTCATGCTTTTCGAAGATATTAGGGAGATGTTCAGATATTATTGTCTAAACATAACCATGCTTCAAGTTTGGGGAAGGTTTTACTTATCTTTCtcattttaatttcaatttcaGTTACTTATGGTTTTTCatcatatatatacacacacacacacacacacacacacacacacacacacacacacacacacacacacacacacacacacacacacacacacacacacacacacacacacacacacacacacacacacacacacacacacacacacacacacacacacttatGATTTCGTCTTATATTTGATAATAATGTAGCTTCTTATACGAGTATGCGACACAATTTAAAGAGAAACTTCCAGTTGGATTTTTGTGTCCCGATAAACTGTGCACCTACACACGTGCTCCGCTTGACATGGAGGAATATGTGACAAACACCTTGAAGAAACAAGAAAAGAATAGATATATCATGGGCGCATTTCGTGAGGGGTTAGTATTCAATTTCATTTTTTAGATAtttgattatatatatatttcGATTAAACTTATATGTTTTGATATTTGTATAGCTATCATTGGATGTTGCTTGTATTTGATATTCGGGAGAACATCTTGTATATTTTTGACTCGGCTCAAACGCCAAGGAAGAAGTACTTGATTAAAACAAGCTTGCAAGAGTAAGGTTTACTAATTCATAAATGAGTTTACTAACTCATTCATACTTATTACAGCAAGGTTTAATATAGATAATACCTTTTTTATTATGTATACATTTTCAGGGCTTGGATACCATATTGTTTTATGGCTGGAAGACGTCATCCATACAAAAAAAATCATCTTCAAGTCAAAATAATTGATGTAAGTAGCAATAACAATTTATATATGCATTAAAATTGTATAGTATTTTAAAAGTTCATATGATTAGCGTGGATAACATTTTGTTTTCAACAACTCTAATGCCCTCAACAGCCAAATAACTATGAATGTGCTTACTATGTCATGAAATGGATGTGGGACATTACTGTACATCATTCAATCTCAAAAGACAACTTGGAGAAGGTATTTTGATGTTATTTTTTCTGATTCTGAATTGTGCAAGTTAGTTTACAACCTATAATGTTTGACTAGGACGGATGAATTGGGTAGTTTAAGTTTGTTGTTCTCTTGCGCGAATTTGTTAGAAATCTGAGTGAGTGTGGCCTAGACGTTGGATGCAGGGCTTGCTACTTAACTTCGTTCTGCTGCCCCAACATTATCCTTAAATCCATGGACGGGGGAGAGGGCTCAAAAGTAGATTTACGTTGCGTCTTTTAGTGTATTAACGGTTGAAAATCTAAATAATGTGTAATGCTGAAATAAAGTGTTGTCCAGTAATTCTATTGTCGTAATAGTATTAACGCTCTTGTCTTGTCTGGAACACACTGTGTACCCTTCTTGTTCAGGTGTGAGTCTGTCCTTTTTCTTGAGTCTTTTTAGTAATCTCTCTCTGCCATTATAAGAGTAACATGCTGTGTTCATACTGTTTTCATGTTTCTTTTACCCTAAAAGTGTCTTTTATCAAAATAAATCTACCGAGATATTCCATATAGTTCATGAACTTTAGTCAGTTGCGACTTGGGAAGTTGGAGAAAACAGCAATTCATTTGGATCACATTGCCGACTTATAGTTTCTGTGGTGTTGAAACTGGAGCATATAAATTATGTGGATATGGTCTTATTAATGTGTGCCAAATTATCAGTTCATTTTTATAGTAGTTTATTTTATTTGAAGACAAGCTATTAAAGTATTTCAATTTCATTTCGCATTCTAAATTTTTTTAAGTTGTAGCTTATCTCTTTCTAAGTTGTACTTTATTAGATAATCATTATATTGTTCTTGTTTATAGTGTGTTTCAGGTTCAACAATTACACTTGAAGAAATGAACGAGGTTCGGGAGCTTTGGGCACTATATTGCAGAAAAAATATATAATGTAGTGAATTGTTGATTTAGATACTTAAATAGTTATGGGTAGTATGTGTTGTGTTGTTGGATACAATTTTGTTGAATGGTTGTATTGGAACCTGATTTTGCAGGGTGTTAtaaattttggatttttcaatttataAGGAAGTGCTGCCAAATTTTCTGTAGCTTTTGTGAAAATGGAATACCAGGGTGTATAAATGGCAGAAAAAAAAAAGTCACGATTGACATCGGTTTTTATAATACAACCGATGCCAACAAGTCCACAAGGCGCCAAAAGTAAATGTAAATTGGCATCGGTTAGAAACCGATGCCAATTGAGAATAAACCGAGGCAAACTTGCAAACATTAGCATCGGTTTGAAACCGATGCCAATTGAAAATAACCGATGCCAATATGTGTAAATTGGCATCGGTTATAAACCGATGCcaattgagaaaaatgtcattgGCATCGCCCGCATTGGCATCGGTTAGGAACCGATGCCAATCACTGTTTAGAACCGATGCCAATTGCGTTAATTGTACTAGTGAAAACTCATGAATTTTACAGTAAAAAATATTCCTTTAATgtcttaggctctgtttggtaaaactgacCGAGAAGGTACCTGAAACctaaaaaggtacctgaaacctgataaggtgactgaaattaaaaaggtacctgaaatgctagctgaaaattggaaactgataaggtagctgattaattgtaaagtgtttggtaaaactaactgaaaaggtaactatttttttgtaaaatgacataaaaggacattaataattataataaattaatttaaataaagggtAGATATATAAAGTAGAACATTTCAGCTACCTGAAACTTTAAAAAACTACCTGGAGTAgcttttcatttcaggtacctgaaatgactttacCAAACAGCACTAGATAAAACAACTAcctgaaatattagtcaaatcaggttgcttggtcaaatcaggtacctgaaatgtcttgccaaacATAGCCTTAGTGCGTGGGAAACAACACAAAtattatcctacaaccagttgtataatagcattgtacaaccgcctcaaagttgttgagctcttacacaaagttgttgatttattttacaagttattgagctattttacgaagttattgagcttaataattattctgttaagttcaataactttgtatcataactcgataattttggtagtagagctcgataactttataacaaagctcaactacattgaataagttgcatatacaaccagttgtattaTATATTAACTGGGGAAACAATGAAACATTGAGCTTTCAATTCCTTCATGGCTATATCGTGTGTTTTTGCCAAATAGACTAATTCAGTCTAAATTTTAGTACTACCTTAAATCCTTAATCGATGGACTACATTTCGTTTTCAaatcaagtgatgtttctaatttttatataaaaaattttagatttcatttggcaaaaaaatatcgttaagaaaattatgaaaataacataatttgattcgtggtaaaaatgctatcattagcgatttagcgtatagatttcatataatctgtacatatataaaattgtgtgcTTCTTAGTATatatatgtctcacattgaaaaataatgtaggattatataaaaataatagaattgttccacatcgaaagattaacataagatctggtggtcttatgattataaatatgagacatcagtggaacttaggtatcaacccaacatcttttgcgtctcttaaataagatgtttgacttttgatcatatctaaataaatgattaaacaTGAGATATAAATcttaagaccttataaccatttttttgttactaagttaattaccccgttgcaataCACGGGCATCCAAGCTAGTAAAGATGAGATTTGAAAGTCACTTCACATAATGCACGTAACTATAGCTTGAGTAAGTTAATTTTTGAAGATGGATATGCAATAGCCCAATTTCCAACAATTAATAGGAGTACATAAAAGCAATTAAGCATAACATACATAATTTGGAATTTGTCACCTTGCTTTCCTTACGCAAGGCTGCACTTGAACTTGTTCTAATTTAAAGTGCTAGACGTATAAATCTAGCAAAAATTAATTCTGTTGTGAAATTTGTAGTTCAAAAATATACACAAAACTAGAAGTTACTCCTACGTATAAGCCGTGGAGGAGCTAGGGAGGGCTAGCAAGAGCACTTGTCCATGCCGGAGGATATATAGAAATTTCGAAGTTTAAAATTTTGCATTTCTTCCAAGTTTACGTCGTTCTAATATTATCCATTTGTCCTCTTGCTATCTTCAAATTCGGGCTCCGCTACTGCGTATAAGGAAAACCGCTTTTAAGAAAAGCTATCTACACAACCCCATGATTACCAGCCAAGATTAAGTACTTGTCTTTCCTAGTAAGGTTAGTGCACCTAAAACTTAATGCCTCCCCAATCTGTCTTTGCACATGATTGGCTACGTCGAACTTTGATCGGCTCGACTCTTGACACGTGGCCAGACCGCGAACTGGTTGGAGCAGCTGAACAGTGTAACTGGGACGTGGGTTCAAGAGGAAGAAGAGCGGATCCAGACACTTGAGGCCGCTAGCAGTAGTCCCGTAAAACATAGTCACGTGACAGTCCAAAGCGACAGGCACAATTTGATCAGTCATCTCAGCAAACAAAGGACTAAACCTTAAAACATATGGTTCTCTGCAAGTGGTCCCTTCAGGGCAAACCACAAGGTCCCCTTGACTCAACAGTTTCTGCATCATTAACCCATCCTGATTGCGGTCACGCGTCAACCGGACTGTCCTGATTGGCGCTAACATCTCCGAAATTCTGCTTAGACTGTAGGTAACTGCAGTGAGTGGTTTCATTAGGATATATGATAGGTAAAGTGGGTCCAACAGTGTCCTATGGTTACACACGTAGAgttgtcccttgttattacattCCCTGCCGTAGGGATTTGGTGGATTGGATAAGAGCCTTAGTCCTGTAAATGCTATCAAAGGAGTACCAAGTGTTTTGGGGAGGGACAAAACAATGAGGGCTCTAAAAATGGCAAGAATAAATGCAAAGGGAAGCCATAAAAATAAGGTAAAAGTAGCCGCTGGTGTTGGTTTAAGGGACAATCTACCATCATGGAAGATTAATGGTTTTGGGTAGCTTTCTCTTGGAAGTTGTTGCCACTTCTTTTTTATTGCTGCACTTGACAAATAAATTTCCTGCATTTATTCATACAAATAATAATAAGTTACTCTTGTTAATTAGATGCATGCACACTTGGATCATTTTAATTTCAgtcacaaattatagaataagcgACAGCGTATCATAGCGTTAATGGTTATATTCAAAGTTTATAATTATGGATTGATGTTAATTCATGATCCACATCTCATGTTTATTCACAAGTGCTTGCACCGTATTTAAAGGTTGCtataaactaactaactaactagaAGGCTAACTACTCATTTCCTAGGTCATTTAACATCCTTCTAGCTCTTTCAAATAATCCAACCCAACAATTAATAGAGACTATCAAATACACTAAGTTTTACGAAATACGAGTCATTTTAATTTGTAGGGAGTATATTCTATAGGAAGCTTAAGTTTAAGTGTTGTATTTAGAAAGACCAATAATATATTTAATTTTTACGCATGTTGTATACAACTAGTTAGACATATACTCAATGCGATTTAAAATAAGCATCTACGGAGTAATTATTTTATCAAGACTTCAACTTTCTTAAGACGTAAACAAATTTCTAACTTTTTCTGTAAGAGACAAATACCTACGGAGTATGTTTTAGTCTGCTAATGAGAGATGTTCCttgttacaaaaaaaaaaaatattcatctATTTACTTGGATTCTTTTTTACTAGGTCATCAAAAGTATaataaaatgtaaaatttatACACGAACACACTTTAGACACACCCTACAAGTGTTGCATTAACAAATAAATGGAAAACCAAAATGAATAAAATGAGTAAACCATCAAGGAAATAAACAAAGTAGCACTTTAAAGAATTTTAATAAAGCATTCAAAACCTTAGTTAGTTACCTTGCAAAATGAAAAGAATGGATGTTTAAGAGATGGTCTTGTgccacatattccaacaatattaTTATCAACCTCATCTCCTAACAAATCCTTCATTTTACTCATCACATTTGATCCCATTTGTTGTTCCATTAGTCCAATAAAATATCCATTATAAACTTTAAGTTCCCTTCCAAAAACATAATCAATCTCCAAATAATCTTTCAAAAAACTCTCAACCATTATTTGAGGTAATTCAGTGACACCCACTTTTGTCTTAAACTTGTTCACCACCTCAAAACCTTCCAACCCAACATCCTCAAGAAAAAACTTTGGCAAAACTGCCCTTCCAACCATAAACTTGTCTTTTTTAATTCCAAAGAAACATACCATCACCATAATCTTCACCCTCATTTGTTTTCCAAACAAGCATGTAATAGGGTACAACAAAAGGAGGATGAGTGCCCTAATGGGGGTACCGGCCTCGAAAGCGACAAGCATAAAATAAGGAAACAAAGAGGATGATTTGAGTAGGGTTTCTTCGACATTGAAGATGACGGTTTGATGATCATCGTCGTCGTTAGTAGTAGAGAAACAAGGTTGGAGTGATTTAGTAAAAGAAGAGTATTTGTGAAGCTTACGATGAGGGGAAGAAGAATTATTAAGGGCATTGCTGAATTGTCTATGGAGGTAACGAGGAGTTTTGTAGTGGAAATGAAGAATACGAGAGAATAAGAATATAATAGCCTTAAACAAAAATTCATAAGTTGCCAtgcttttttttaaaaatttttatTTTGTTGATTTATTTAGAATGGAAAATGAGTGAATAAGGAAGGGGGTATGTGAGAATGTATATATAGGGTTGACAATAGGGAAAGTGCCACTAAAAAAGGAGGTTAATTACGAAAAAGGGATTGTTATTGGGAATTAGGAATTTGGAAGAAGAGGTAAGCTCCAGCTGGGACAATACGAGTTGCATTAAATACGAAACATGGCCAAAT is a window encoding:
- the LOC141591128 gene encoding putative glycerol-3-phosphate acyltransferase 3, yielding MATYEFLFKAIIFLFSRILHFHYKTPRYLHRQFSNALNNSSSPHRKLHKYSSFTKSLQPCFSTTNDDDDHQTVIFNVEETLLKSSSLFPYFMLVAFEAGTPIRALILLLLYPITCLFGKQMRVKIMVMVCFFGIKKDKFMVGRAVLPKFFLEDVGLEGFEVVNKFKTKVGVTELPQIMVESFLKDYLEIDYVFGRELKVYNGYFIGLMEQQMGSNVMSKMKDLLGDEVDNNIVGICGTRPSLKHPFFSFCKEIYLSSAAIKKKWQQLPRESYPKPLIFHDGRLSLKPTPAATFTLFLWLPFAFILAIFRALIVLSLPKTLGTPLIAFTGLRLLSNPPNPYGRECNNKGQLYVCNHRTLLDPLYLSYILMKPLTAVTYSLSRISEMLAPIRTVRLTRDRNQDGLMMQKLLSQGDLVVCPEGTTCREPYVLRFSPLFAEMTDQIVPVALDCHVTMFYGTTASGLKCLDPLFFLLNPRPSYTVQLLQPVRGLATCQESSRSKFDVANHVQRQIGEALSFRCTNLTRKDKYLILAGNHGVV